Proteins co-encoded in one Aspergillus flavus chromosome 2, complete sequence genomic window:
- a CDS encoding TAP-like protein-domain-containing protein, whose translation MYHYFNVLCALLIGVAQGTPLLGSPTHHARNQQIQWSPCEANGTLATECATFPVPLDYTNEASNATLNLELIRIRAPNSPSKGSVFFNFGGPGDNGKLSLATYGPMLQAATGGYHDLVVLTPRGTGNTILFSCYATDEERAAAKTLYPELAGNASDVALGYNNVSSGVFADTCYATQNNTGQFMTSAFAARDYMRVLDALGGDGLLRYWGLSYGTVLGATIAAMFPDRIGRVILDGVANPHEFYQNRDLQMLVDTDKVLTGFCEECVATPDKCPLAQGRSAAEIEEAIYELIDHVKFNPLLLPVAGTPVLVDYTTFKTQIFSVLYSPTGWDDFSTFLDNIMTGKLEEAGEYFAKISSGPPSLDAEAQFGIKCSDSYRTDNSEEEVLELIKQRHELSRIGGDVSDFVLTRCVEWKIKPKERYTGDFQATTKNPLLIIGNTADPVTPLAAARNVSAGFANSVVLEHGSYGHASLGQASLCTAKATRAYFMDGTLPEPGTKCEIDTTPFSGDNGWEKVLKELAADSQ comes from the exons GACGCCCTTACTCGGGTCGCCAACGCATCATGCTCGGAACCAGCAGATTCAGTGGAGTCCCTGTGAGGCCAACGGAACCCTGGCCACGGAGTGCGCTACGTTTCCTGTGCCCCTAGACTATACCAATGAAGCCTCTAATGCCACGCTGAACCTCGAGCTCATTCGGATTCGCGCCCCGAACAGCCCTTCAAAAGGAAGCGTGTTCTTCAATTTCGGCGGCCCGGGTGATAACGGAAAACTAAGTCTAGCTACGTACGGGCCGATGCTACAAGC TGCTACCGGTGGCTACCACGATCTCGTAGTCCTCACCCCAAG AGGAACGGGCAATACCATTCTATTCTCCTGTTATGCTAccgatgaagaaagagctgCAGCCAAAACCTTATACCCGGAACTCGCTGGTAACGCATCTGACGTCGCCTTGGGATACAACAATGTGTCATCTGGCGTCTTTGCCGACACCTGTTATGCAACCCAAAACAATACCGGCCAATTCATGACTTCGGCCTTTGCGGCGCGGGACTATATGCGGGTTCTTGACGCCCTAGGTGGAGACGGACTTTTACGATACTGGG GCCTCTCATACGGTACCGTATTGGGCGCCACGATTGCTGCTATGTTTCCGGACAGGATAGGCAGAGTTATCCTCGATGGTGTCGCCAATCCACATGAATTTTACCAGAATCG AGATTTGCAGATGCTCGTAGACACTGACAAGGTGCTTACTGGGTTCTGCGAGGAATGCGTCGCCACCCCCGATAAATGTCCGCTCGCCCAAGGCCGCAGTGCAGCTGAGATCGAAGAGGCCATTTATGAATTGATCGATCATGTGAAATTCAATCCTCTACTCTTACCGGTTGCAGGCACCCCCGTCCTTGTCGACTACACTACCTTCAAAACTCAGATTTTCAGTGTACTTTATTCCCCAACCGGCTGGGACGACTTTTCTACCTTCCTGGATAACATCATGACCGGAAAATTAGAGGAGGCAGGAGAATACTTTGCCAAAATCTCATCTGGCCCACCCAGCTTGGACGCTGAAGCCCAGTTTGGAATTAAGTGCAGCGACTCGTACCGTACCGACAATAGCGAGGAGGAAGTGCTCGAACTGATCAAGCAACGCCATGAGCTCAGCCGAATTGGAGGAGATGTCTCTGACTTTGTTCTCACACGATGCGTGGAATGGAAGATCAAACCAAAGGAGCGATACACGGGTGATTTCCAGGCGACAACGAAGAATCCACTCCTGATTATTGGCAACACTGCTGATCCGGTCACCCCTCTTGCAGCCGCACGTAATGTCAGTGCAGGGTTTGCCAATAGTGTTGTGCTCGAGCATGGTAGTTATGGG CACGCGAGCTTGGGGCAAGCATCCCTCTGTACGGCCAAGGCCACTCGCGCCTATTTTATGGATGGCACTCTGCCTGAACCGGGGACTAAGTGTGAGATCGACACCACGCCCTTCTCTGGTGATAATGGGTGGGAGAAGGTCCTCAAAGAGCTTGCGGCCGACAGCCAATGA